In Cumulibacter soli, one genomic interval encodes:
- a CDS encoding AMP-binding protein: MRVPLTLQHFIDRAEAVYHDRPAIIDEPDQPAPPLNITYGELARRARAIKAGLDELGIAQGERVGIVSHNAGRMFELFYSVPTSGRIYVPINFRLRPEEVQFIVEHAGCTVLLVDEELEQSLRGVYAKHKFVIGKESDEALLRFEREAKPWEQDEDAAAVLNYTSGTTSNPKGVVQTHRALWVNATTFAMHMGVNDRDSYLHTLPLFHCNGWGMGFSTTAFGVPQVMIRKIDGDEILNRIEQHSITLACGAPAVWNMVLDAASERGGDVPGKGTMRLAVAGAAPPTRTIQRINDDLGWEFNQIYGLTETAPLVTINRLRKEDLEKSSEEKAQLLSMAGVPALGVDIATNDDGEVLTRANVVLDRYWNNPDATSEALEGGWFHTGDGGSIDEHGYLTIADRKKDIIITGGENVSSIEVEDTIFNHPGVAEVAVIGVPDEKWGETIKALVVAKPGVEVTSEAIIALCKEKLAGYKSPTSVEFREEIPRTATGKIQKFKLRQPYWEGRDRQVN; the protein is encoded by the coding sequence ATGCGCGTGCCGTTGACATTGCAACATTTCATCGACCGGGCCGAAGCGGTCTATCACGACCGGCCCGCGATCATCGACGAACCGGACCAGCCCGCACCGCCGCTGAACATCACGTATGGCGAGTTAGCTCGGCGTGCGCGCGCTATCAAGGCTGGATTGGACGAGCTTGGCATTGCTCAGGGTGAGCGCGTTGGCATCGTGTCGCACAATGCGGGGCGCATGTTCGAGCTGTTCTATTCGGTGCCGACGTCCGGGCGTATCTACGTGCCGATCAACTTCCGGTTGCGTCCCGAGGAAGTTCAATTCATCGTCGAGCACGCTGGGTGCACGGTCCTGCTGGTCGATGAAGAACTCGAACAGTCGCTGCGTGGGGTATACGCGAAGCACAAGTTCGTGATCGGCAAGGAATCGGACGAGGCGCTGCTGCGCTTCGAGCGCGAGGCGAAGCCGTGGGAGCAGGACGAAGACGCAGCCGCTGTTTTGAACTACACGTCGGGGACGACGTCCAACCCCAAGGGCGTCGTACAGACGCACCGCGCGTTGTGGGTGAACGCGACCACCTTCGCCATGCACATGGGCGTCAACGACCGCGACAGTTACCTGCACACGCTTCCGCTATTCCACTGCAACGGCTGGGGGATGGGTTTCTCCACCACCGCGTTCGGCGTACCGCAGGTGATGATCCGCAAGATCGACGGGGACGAAATCCTCAATCGCATTGAGCAACATTCGATCACCCTCGCGTGTGGTGCCCCGGCCGTGTGGAACATGGTGTTGGATGCGGCGAGTGAGCGTGGCGGTGACGTGCCCGGTAAGGGCACGATGCGGCTGGCCGTCGCCGGTGCTGCTCCTCCCACCCGCACGATCCAGCGAATCAATGACGACCTCGGTTGGGAGTTCAACCAGATCTATGGCCTCACCGAGACTGCACCACTAGTGACCATCAACCGGTTGCGCAAGGAGGACCTCGAGAAATCATCGGAGGAGAAGGCGCAGTTGCTCTCGATGGCCGGCGTCCCCGCGCTCGGCGTCGATATCGCCACCAACGATGATGGCGAGGTGCTGACGCGAGCGAACGTCGTACTCGATCGGTACTGGAACAACCCGGATGCGACCAGCGAAGCCCTGGAGGGCGGCTGGTTCCACACCGGTGATGGCGGCTCGATTGACGAGCACGGCTACCTCACGATCGCAGACCGCAAGAAGGACATCATCATCACCGGCGGTGAGAACGTGTCGTCGATTGAGGTCGAGGACACCATCTTCAACCACCCGGGAGTTGCTGAAGTCGCAGTGATCGGCGTACCCGACGAGAAGTGGGGAGAGACGATCAAGGCGCTAGTTGTCGCAAAGCCTGGCGTCGAGGTAACCAGCGAGGCGATTATTGCGCTGTGCAAGGAGAAGCTCGCCGGATACAAGTCGCCGACCTCCGTGGAGTTCCGCGAGGAGATCCCGCGTACGGCGACCGGCAAGATCCAAAAGTTCAAGCTTCGTCAGCCGTACTGGGAGGGTCGCGACCGCCAGGTGAACTAA
- a CDS encoding AAA family ATPase, which translates to MSNPHPTTEGPTTDLERVLLEVKKVIVGQDRLIERMLVSLLAKGHILLEGVPGVAKTLAVESLARSVGGTYARLQFTPDLVPADIVGTRIYRPGSEEFQTELGPIFANFVLTDEINRAPAKVQSALLEVMAEKQVSIGGVTHEMPQPFLVMATQNPIESEGVYPLPEAQRDRFLMKVNVDYPSVEEEREIIYRMGVESPVAEPVLSVERLAELQQQAGKVFVHHALVDYVVRLVFATRTPSELGLKDVASWITYGASPRASLGIIAAGRALALVRGRDYMLPQDILDVSGDVLRHRLVLSYDALADSVPADHIVRRVLSAVPVPQVSARPTRAGAAGPQRPPASGTYGSAPGNGAPRPAGFSAPGGSAPQPPSSPAAG; encoded by the coding sequence GTGAGCAACCCACATCCCACGACCGAAGGCCCGACAACCGACCTCGAGCGGGTCTTACTCGAGGTCAAGAAGGTGATCGTCGGCCAGGACAGGCTGATCGAGCGCATGCTCGTCAGCCTGCTCGCCAAGGGACACATCTTGCTCGAGGGTGTTCCCGGCGTGGCCAAGACCCTCGCCGTGGAATCGCTCGCACGCAGCGTGGGCGGGACGTACGCTCGCCTGCAGTTCACCCCCGACCTGGTGCCCGCCGACATCGTCGGTACCCGGATCTATCGTCCGGGCAGCGAGGAGTTCCAGACTGAACTGGGCCCGATCTTCGCGAACTTCGTGCTGACCGACGAGATCAACCGCGCTCCGGCCAAGGTGCAGTCGGCGCTGCTGGAAGTGATGGCGGAGAAGCAGGTGTCGATTGGCGGCGTGACGCATGAGATGCCGCAGCCGTTCCTGGTGATGGCGACGCAGAACCCGATTGAGTCCGAAGGCGTGTACCCGCTTCCCGAGGCGCAACGCGACCGGTTCTTGATGAAGGTGAACGTCGATTACCCGAGCGTCGAGGAAGAACGAGAGATCATTTACCGGATGGGCGTCGAGTCGCCGGTCGCTGAGCCCGTGCTGAGCGTTGAGCGACTTGCCGAGCTGCAGCAGCAGGCCGGCAAGGTGTTCGTACATCACGCGCTCGTCGATTACGTAGTGCGGCTGGTGTTCGCGACGCGTACGCCCTCGGAACTCGGCCTCAAGGACGTGGCGAGTTGGATCACCTACGGGGCGAGCCCTCGAGCGTCATTGGGAATCATCGCCGCGGGCCGCGCCCTGGCGCTGGTTCGTGGGCGCGACTACATGCTGCCGCAAGACATCCTCGATGTCTCCGGCGACGTACTACGGCACCGACTGGTGCTGTCGTACGACGCACTCGCCGACTCCGTCCCCGCCGACCACATCGTGCGACGAGTGTTGTCGGCGGTGCCGGTGCCGCAAGTCAGCGCGCGGCCCACTCGCGCCGGCGCGGCCGGTCCGCAGCGGCCTCCGGCTAGTGGCACGTATGGTTCGGCGCCGGGTAACGGCGCACCTCGTCCGGCAGGATTCAGCGCGCCCGGCGGCTCTGCGCCGCAGCCTCCGAGCAGTCCGGCGGCCGGATGA
- a CDS encoding ABC transporter ATP-binding protein: MQSFRGSEDTSGGARLRPGSWRRIIGFARPFRRDLLWFMLLTVLAAMIAVATPLLAGEVVNEITGEDPHRRTTIVWIAVAIGVLAILDAGLSLLSRLLSARIGEGIIFAMRALVFQHIQRMSLSFFTRAQTGALVTRLNNDINGAQQAFTSTLAGVVSNGIGLALTIAVMLTLSWQITLLSLVLLPIFVLPARRVGNRIADLTREGYRLNASMNTTMTERFNVAGALLVTLFGRPERENEQFRSRAGRVRDIGVTSAMYSTAFLVALTLVAALAQALTYGLGGVLAADGVLDAGAVVSLALLLTRLYGPLTALSNVRVDVMSALVSFERVFEVLDLPPAITERSDAATLPRGPLSIEFDSVGFEYPSAREASIASLQEVDVHDDAPAQGVLHDVSFVVEPGQLVALVGPSGAGKTTISHLIPRVYDASSGAVRVGGMDVRDLQLRSLRDSVGVVSQDAHLFHDTIRANLLYAREDASEAQLYDALRAAHIDQLVNSLPNGLDTVVGDRGYRLSGGEKQRFAIARLLLKAPAVVLLDEATAHLDSESESAVQAALAHALVGRTSLVIAHRLSTVRQADLIVVLDGGRVVQRGSHDELIAEGGLYADLYRTQYAPAPEPI; this comes from the coding sequence ATGCAGTCCTTTCGAGGCAGCGAGGACACCTCGGGCGGCGCCCGATTACGGCCCGGGTCCTGGCGACGGATCATCGGCTTCGCGCGGCCATTCCGCAGGGACCTGCTGTGGTTCATGCTGCTCACCGTGCTGGCGGCGATGATCGCGGTGGCGACGCCGCTGCTCGCCGGCGAGGTCGTCAACGAGATCACCGGTGAGGACCCGCATCGCCGCACGACGATCGTCTGGATCGCGGTTGCGATCGGCGTCCTCGCCATCCTCGATGCCGGACTGTCGTTGCTGAGCCGATTACTATCTGCGCGCATCGGTGAGGGGATCATCTTTGCGATGCGCGCTTTGGTCTTCCAGCACATCCAGCGCATGTCGCTCTCGTTCTTTACGCGCGCGCAGACGGGCGCGCTCGTCACGCGGTTGAACAACGACATTAATGGCGCTCAGCAGGCATTCACGTCCACGCTCGCAGGCGTGGTGTCCAACGGCATTGGCCTGGCGCTGACGATCGCGGTCATGCTCACGCTGTCCTGGCAGATCACGCTGCTCTCGCTGGTGCTGCTGCCGATCTTCGTCTTGCCCGCGCGTCGCGTCGGCAACCGGATCGCCGACCTAACAAGGGAGGGCTACCGGCTGAACGCGAGCATGAATACCACGATGACCGAGCGGTTCAACGTGGCCGGTGCGCTGCTGGTGACCTTGTTCGGGCGTCCGGAGCGAGAGAACGAACAGTTCCGATCTCGCGCCGGTAGGGTGCGCGATATCGGCGTGACATCGGCGATGTACAGCACGGCATTCCTCGTCGCCTTGACGCTGGTCGCGGCCCTCGCCCAGGCACTCACGTACGGGTTGGGCGGCGTCCTGGCTGCGGACGGTGTCCTGGATGCCGGAGCGGTCGTCTCGCTGGCGTTGCTGCTGACCCGGCTCTACGGCCCCTTGACGGCGTTATCGAATGTGCGGGTGGACGTGATGAGCGCACTCGTATCCTTTGAGCGCGTGTTTGAAGTACTGGACCTGCCTCCAGCGATTACCGAGCGCTCGGACGCCGCTACGCTCCCGCGCGGCCCGCTTTCCATCGAGTTTGACTCGGTCGGCTTCGAATACCCGTCCGCCAGAGAGGCCTCCATCGCCTCCCTGCAGGAAGTCGACGTCCATGACGATGCGCCCGCGCAAGGAGTGCTGCACGATGTCAGTTTCGTCGTAGAACCAGGCCAACTCGTGGCGCTCGTCGGCCCATCGGGTGCAGGTAAGACGACGATCTCGCACCTCATCCCACGGGTGTACGACGCCTCGAGCGGCGCTGTTCGCGTGGGTGGCATGGATGTACGCGATCTACAGTTGCGATCTCTGCGCGACAGTGTCGGGGTCGTTTCGCAGGACGCGCACCTGTTTCACGACACGATTCGCGCGAATCTGCTTTACGCCCGCGAGGATGCCAGCGAGGCGCAGTTGTACGACGCTCTGCGGGCGGCGCACATCGACCAGCTGGTGAACTCGCTACCGAACGGCCTCGACACGGTCGTGGGTGATCGCGGCTACCGACTATCGGGCGGCGAAAAGCAACGCTTCGCGATTGCACGGCTATTGCTGAAGGCGCCGGCGGTCGTTCTATTAGACGAGGCCACCGCGCATCTGGATAGCGAGTCGGAATCGGCTGTCCAGGCCGCGCTGGCCCACGCGCTAGTAGGACGGACATCCCTGGTGATCGCACACCGTCTGTCCACGGTCCGCCAGGCGGACCTGATCGTCGTGCTCGACGGTGGGCGAGTGGTGCAGCGCGGCAGCCACGACGAACTGATCGCTGAGGGCGGGCTGTACGCCGATCTGTACCGGACTCAGTACGCACCCGCGCCAGAGCCGATCTGA
- the soxR gene encoding redox-sensitive transcriptional activator SoxR codes for MSNDSAITTWLKPGELAHRAGVAVSTLHYYEELGLITSRRTSGNRREYRRDTLRLVAFIRASQTCGISLARIRSALDELPHERPPSKRDWARLARLWRADLDERIARLVGLRDNLANCIGCGCLSLTACPYTNPGDALAAEGAGARRLVARGRD; via the coding sequence ATGTCGAACGATTCCGCCATCACGACGTGGCTCAAGCCGGGTGAACTCGCGCACCGCGCTGGAGTGGCTGTGTCGACGCTGCACTACTACGAGGAACTGGGCCTGATTACCTCTCGCCGCACCTCAGGGAACAGACGCGAATATCGGCGCGACACGTTACGTCTGGTCGCGTTTATCCGGGCGTCGCAAACATGCGGGATTAGCCTGGCGCGGATCCGGTCGGCATTGGACGAACTGCCGCACGAGCGGCCGCCGTCGAAACGCGACTGGGCACGCCTGGCTCGGCTCTGGCGCGCCGACCTCGATGAGCGCATCGCGCGACTCGTCGGCTTACGCGACAACCTCGCCAACTGCATCGGCTGCGGTTGTCTCTCGCTGACCGCCTGCCCGTATACGAATCCTGGTGATGCGTTGGCGGCCGAGGGGGCGGGAGCGCGGCGCCTGGTGGCGCGCGGGCGTGACTGA
- a CDS encoding ABC-F family ATP-binding cassette domain-containing protein, translated as MSLAVINAEKIELRAGARVLISDATMRVLPGDRIGLVGRNGAGKTTTLRMLSGESLPGAGQVQRKGTLGYLPQDPKSGDLTVTARDRVLSARGLDELMRKMAELSEKMGEADGDERDRMINRYSRLEDQFAANGGYAAESEAAQICSNLGLPDRVLGQELSTLSGGQRRRVELARILFSGADTLLLDEPTNHLDADSIGWLRDFLRRHDGGLIVISHDVELLDAVVNKVWLLDANRAVMDIYNVGWKEYLKQREVDEKRRKRERANAEKKAGALLSQADKMRAKATKAVAAQNMIRRAEAMLAGLEDEIVHDRVARVRFPDPAPAGRTPLTAKELSKSYGSLEIFTDVDLAVDRGARVVILGLNGAGKTTLLKLLFGIEQPDTGEVLHGHGLRLGYFAQEHDTLDPTASVLENITRAAPDAVSTDLRKILGAFLFSGDSVDQPAGTLSGGEKTRLVLASLVSSGANVLLLDEPTNNLDPASREQVLDALRSYAGAIILVSHDEGAVRALNPEKVILLPDGVEDNWSEDLADLISLA; from the coding sequence GTGAGCCTTGCCGTGATCAATGCCGAGAAGATCGAACTGCGCGCCGGCGCACGCGTATTGATCTCGGACGCGACTATGCGGGTGCTACCTGGCGACCGGATCGGGCTCGTGGGACGCAACGGGGCGGGAAAGACCACGACGCTACGCATGTTGTCCGGCGAGTCATTGCCCGGCGCGGGCCAGGTGCAACGCAAGGGGACTTTGGGCTACTTACCGCAGGACCCTAAGAGCGGCGACCTGACGGTTACCGCGCGCGACCGGGTGCTGTCAGCTCGGGGCCTGGACGAACTCATGCGCAAGATGGCGGAGTTGTCCGAAAAAATGGGCGAGGCCGACGGCGATGAGCGGGACCGGATGATCAATCGGTATTCGCGCCTCGAGGATCAGTTCGCGGCCAACGGTGGATACGCCGCTGAGAGCGAAGCCGCGCAGATCTGTTCCAACCTTGGTCTGCCCGATCGGGTTTTAGGACAGGAACTCAGCACGCTGTCCGGTGGTCAGCGCCGCCGCGTCGAGCTCGCGCGAATCCTGTTCTCCGGAGCGGACACCCTGCTGCTGGACGAACCGACCAACCACCTTGACGCTGACTCGATCGGCTGGCTGCGTGATTTTCTACGTCGGCACGACGGCGGGCTGATCGTGATCAGTCACGATGTCGAATTGCTCGACGCCGTCGTGAACAAGGTATGGCTGCTGGATGCCAACCGCGCGGTGATGGATATCTACAACGTGGGCTGGAAGGAATACCTCAAGCAGCGCGAGGTCGACGAAAAGCGTCGTAAGCGCGAGCGCGCGAATGCGGAGAAGAAGGCCGGTGCGCTGCTGTCACAGGCCGACAAGATGCGTGCCAAGGCGACGAAAGCTGTCGCCGCTCAGAACATGATCCGCCGTGCGGAGGCGATGCTGGCCGGGCTCGAGGATGAGATCGTGCACGATCGTGTTGCGCGCGTCCGGTTCCCCGATCCGGCACCGGCCGGTCGTACGCCGCTGACCGCGAAGGAACTCTCCAAAAGCTACGGATCGCTGGAGATCTTCACGGATGTGGACCTCGCGGTCGACCGTGGTGCGCGCGTGGTGATCCTCGGGCTGAACGGTGCCGGTAAGACGACTCTGTTGAAGTTGTTGTTCGGAATTGAGCAACCCGATACCGGAGAAGTGCTGCACGGTCACGGGTTGCGCCTCGGCTACTTCGCGCAGGAGCACGACACGCTGGATCCAACGGCGAGCGTGCTGGAGAACATCACCCGCGCCGCGCCCGACGCCGTGAGCACCGATCTCCGCAAGATTCTCGGTGCCTTCCTCTTCTCCGGCGATTCCGTCGATCAACCGGCGGGCACCTTGTCCGGCGGCGAGAAGACTCGTCTCGTTCTAGCCAGCCTCGTCTCCAGCGGCGCTAACGTGCTGCTGCTGGACGAACCGACCAACAACCTGGATCCGGCTTCCCGGGAGCAGGTTCTGGATGCGCTGCGCAGTTATGCCGGCGCGATCATCTTGGTCTCGCACGATGAAGGGGCCGTACGCGCGTTGAACCCGGAGAAGGTGATCCTGCTGCCGGACGGCGTCGAGGACAACTGGTCCGAGGACCTGGCGGACCTCATCTCGCTGGCCTAG
- a CDS encoding sulfite exporter TauE/SafE family protein has translation MSLWAIIAITGTAIFLGSIVQGLIGLGVGLVAAPVLVLVDPHLMPGAMILCGAVLPIMTLVREHDDIDWRGLAWAFPWRIIGSVVGGWLIAVANPDSLSIMVGVFVLVAVGLSMLSWRPRPSPVALSIGALTSGIGGTATSIGGPPMALVYQHQHPSMLRSTLAVFFFVSSTISLLTLAIYGELGWYQIKAGLLLLPFVFLGFLCSLWVRRHLDAQKVRPAVLLVSAVSSVILIIRALL, from the coding sequence ATGAGTCTCTGGGCGATCATCGCTATTACCGGGACCGCGATCTTCCTCGGTTCGATCGTGCAGGGCCTGATCGGGCTCGGCGTCGGACTGGTGGCTGCGCCGGTCCTGGTCCTGGTGGACCCGCACCTCATGCCCGGTGCCATGATCCTCTGCGGAGCCGTCCTGCCGATCATGACGCTGGTGCGCGAACACGACGACATCGACTGGCGCGGATTGGCCTGGGCCTTCCCGTGGCGAATCATTGGATCGGTCGTCGGCGGATGGCTCATCGCGGTCGCCAATCCGGATTCGCTCAGCATCATGGTGGGTGTCTTCGTCCTCGTCGCGGTCGGCCTGAGCATGCTGAGTTGGCGTCCGCGACCAAGCCCAGTGGCGCTGAGTATCGGCGCACTCACCAGCGGCATCGGCGGCACGGCGACGTCGATCGGCGGGCCGCCGATGGCGCTGGTGTATCAGCACCAGCACCCGTCGATGCTGCGCAGCACCCTGGCTGTCTTCTTCTTCGTCAGCAGCACGATCTCGCTGCTCACCCTCGCCATCTACGGTGAACTCGGCTGGTACCAAATCAAGGCCGGACTGCTGTTACTGCCCTTCGTGTTCCTCGGCTTCCTATGCTCACTGTGGGTACGTCGCCACCTCGATGCCCAGAAGGTTCGTCCCGCGGTGTTGCTCGTGTCCGCGGTCTCCTCGGTCATCCTCATCATTCGCGCGCTCCTCTGA
- the acnA gene encoding aconitate hydratase AcnA, which translates to MTDPSKNSFGARTNLSVGGTDYEIFDLTKVEGSSKLPYSLKVLLENLLRTEDGANVTAAQIEALGKWDADAEPSTEIQFTPARVIMQDFTGVPCVVDLATMREAMTSLGGDASKINPLAPAELVIDHSVIADVFGRADAFERNVDIEYERNQERYQFLRWGQTAFDEFKVVPPGTGIVHQVNIEHLARGVFARGGQAYPDTLVGTDSHTTMVNGLGVLGWGVGGIEAEAAMLGQPVSMLIPRVVGFKLSGALPDGATATDLVLTITEMLRDHGVVGKFVEFYGQGVASVPLANRATIGNMSPEFGSTAAVFPIDEETIRYMRFTGRSEEHISLVEAYAKAQGLWHDPANEAKYSEYLELDLATIKPSIAGPKRPQDRIELSNAKNAFREALPAYVEDREGEAEQNGSFPASDPPSPDDNHEIAGAPRDGAHDSRPSRPTKVTLADGTETEIDHGAVVIASITSCTNTSNPSVMVGAALLAKKAVERGLNRKPWVKTTLAPGSKVVMDYYDRAGLTPYLEKVGFYLVGYGCTTCIGNSGPLPDEISAAVNEQDLTAVSVLSGNRNFEGRINPDVKMNYLASPPLVVAYAIAGTMDFDFESDSLGTDTDGNPVFLSDIWPSPQEIEEVIDGAMSSEMFTRDYADVFAGDDRWRGLDTPEGNVFEWDEQSTYVRRPPYFDGMPADPTPVQDIAGARVLLKLGDSVTTDHISPAGAIKADSPAGKYLQENGVKRLDFNSYGSRRGNHEVMIRGTFANIRLRNELLDGVQGGFTRNWLADGEQTTVYDASVAYQEAGLPLVVLAGKEYGSGSSRDWAAKGTALLGVKAVIAESYERIHRSNLIGMGVLPLQFPEGESAASLGLSGTETFDIVGIDALNDGGIPSTVTVKVSGEGSTGSEFQAVVRIDTPGEAEYYRHGGIMQYVLRSLRDK; encoded by the coding sequence GTGACGGACCCGAGCAAGAATAGCTTCGGCGCCAGGACAAACCTGAGCGTCGGAGGGACTGACTATGAGATTTTCGACCTCACAAAGGTCGAGGGATCGTCCAAGCTGCCATACAGCTTGAAGGTCCTGCTCGAGAACCTACTGCGCACGGAAGACGGGGCCAACGTCACCGCCGCACAGATTGAAGCCCTGGGTAAGTGGGATGCGGACGCTGAGCCGTCGACTGAAATCCAGTTCACCCCCGCCCGCGTGATTATGCAGGACTTCACCGGTGTGCCCTGCGTGGTCGACCTGGCCACGATGCGTGAGGCGATGACCAGCCTCGGCGGTGACGCGTCAAAGATCAACCCGCTCGCCCCGGCCGAGTTGGTTATCGACCACTCCGTCATCGCCGACGTATTCGGACGCGCTGACGCTTTCGAGCGCAACGTCGATATCGAGTACGAACGGAACCAGGAGCGCTACCAGTTCCTGCGCTGGGGCCAGACGGCGTTCGACGAGTTCAAGGTCGTCCCGCCGGGCACCGGCATCGTGCACCAGGTCAACATCGAGCACCTTGCTCGCGGAGTGTTCGCCCGTGGCGGCCAGGCCTACCCGGACACTCTCGTGGGCACCGATTCGCACACCACCATGGTTAACGGCCTGGGCGTGCTGGGTTGGGGTGTCGGCGGTATCGAGGCCGAAGCCGCCATGCTCGGTCAGCCCGTCTCGATGCTCATCCCGCGCGTCGTCGGCTTCAAGCTTTCCGGTGCGCTACCTGACGGCGCTACCGCAACCGACCTCGTCCTGACGATCACCGAAATGCTGCGCGATCACGGTGTCGTCGGCAAGTTCGTCGAGTTCTACGGCCAGGGCGTCGCGTCCGTGCCGTTGGCCAACCGCGCCACCATCGGCAACATGTCCCCCGAGTTCGGATCGACCGCTGCGGTCTTCCCGATCGATGAAGAGACGATCCGGTACATGCGGTTCACCGGTCGCTCCGAGGAACACATCAGCCTCGTCGAGGCGTACGCCAAGGCGCAGGGGCTGTGGCACGACCCGGCCAACGAGGCGAAGTACTCCGAGTACCTCGAACTCGACTTGGCCACCATCAAGCCGTCGATCGCCGGCCCGAAGCGCCCGCAGGATCGCATCGAACTGAGCAACGCGAAGAACGCGTTCCGCGAGGCGCTGCCGGCGTACGTCGAAGACCGCGAGGGAGAAGCCGAGCAGAACGGCTCGTTCCCCGCCTCCGATCCGCCCTCGCCCGACGACAACCACGAGATCGCCGGTGCGCCGCGCGATGGCGCACACGACAGCCGCCCCAGCCGTCCCACCAAGGTGACGCTGGCCGATGGCACCGAGACCGAGATCGATCACGGTGCGGTGGTGATCGCGTCGATCACCTCGTGCACGAACACATCGAACCCATCGGTGATGGTCGGTGCCGCTCTGCTGGCGAAGAAGGCCGTCGAACGCGGCCTTAACCGCAAGCCGTGGGTGAAGACCACCCTCGCGCCCGGGTCGAAGGTCGTCATGGACTACTACGACCGCGCGGGACTCACCCCGTATCTGGAGAAGGTCGGGTTCTACCTGGTCGGATACGGCTGCACGACCTGCATCGGAAACTCCGGTCCGCTACCCGACGAAATCTCGGCTGCTGTCAACGAGCAGGATCTGACGGCCGTATCGGTGCTGTCCGGTAACCGCAACTTCGAGGGCCGGATCAACCCGGACGTGAAGATGAACTACCTGGCATCGCCGCCGCTGGTGGTCGCGTACGCGATCGCCGGAACGATGGACTTCGACTTCGAGTCCGACTCGCTCGGCACCGACACCGACGGTAACCCGGTCTTCCTCAGCGACATCTGGCCATCGCCGCAGGAGATTGAAGAAGTCATCGACGGCGCAATGTCCTCGGAGATGTTCACCCGCGACTACGCCGACGTATTCGCCGGTGACGACCGCTGGCGCGGTCTGGATACGCCCGAGGGCAACGTCTTCGAGTGGGACGAGCAGTCGACCTACGTGCGTCGTCCTCCGTACTTCGACGGGATGCCGGCCGATCCGACACCGGTGCAGGACATCGCCGGTGCCCGCGTGCTGCTGAAGCTCGGCGACTCGGTGACCACCGACCACATCTCGCCGGCCGGCGCCATCAAGGCCGACTCCCCCGCGGGTAAGTACCTACAGGAGAACGGCGTCAAGCGGCTTGACTTCAATAGCTACGGTTCACGCCGCGGCAACCACGAGGTCATGATCCGCGGCACGTTCGCCAACATTCGGCTGCGCAATGAATTGCTGGACGGCGTCCAGGGCGGGTTCACCCGCAACTGGCTTGCGGACGGCGAACAGACCACCGTGTACGACGCATCGGTCGCGTACCAGGAAGCCGGGCTGCCGCTCGTCGTGCTGGCCGGTAAGGAATACGGTTCGGGTTCGTCGCGCGACTGGGCCGCGAAGGGTACGGCGCTGCTGGGCGTCAAGGCCGTGATTGCCGAGTCGTACGAACGGATTCACCGCTCGAACCTGATCGGCATGGGCGTACTTCCGCTGCAGTTCCCAGAGGGCGAATCGGCCGCGAGTCTGGGCCTATCGGGCACCGAAACGTTCGACATCGTCGGCATCGATGCCCTGAACGACGGCGGCATCCCCAGCACGGTGACCGTGAAGGTATCGGGCGAGGGCTCCACTGGCTCGGAATTCCAGGCAGTGGTCCGCATCGACACCCCTGGTGAGGCCGAGTACTACCGCCACGGCGGCATCATGCAGTACGTACTTCGCTCGCTGCGCGACAAGTAA